The region AAAAGGTGGAAAATTATCACGGGGgcattttaaaaccacaaaagcGAAGAAACGTTcatgttttagtaaaaatctAACAAAGAACTGAAATAACTAGTGAAATGATTACCTAACACTACTATCTGACCTGTGTGGTGGAGTCCTTTAGGAGGTTTTTAAGAAGTACTGATCAAGTAGATTCAATAAACCATTTTCATTGTGATGTAATGTTTCTGAGCCCACAATACATAATATCCCATTAGGCAAAGCTCACTGGCAGATAATGATTTTAGCAGAGGACAACCAGCCGTCACTTCAGTCGCCATCTATGCCTCGAACCGATCCCAGATTTATTTATGAGGTAATGGCATTAACCTGTAGCATCCAGGCCCTCGATGACAACAACGGGGAAGTCTGGTTTTCCTCCGGCGTTCGCTCTGCTGGGAAGCATCCTCAGCACGGACGTGGTCTCTGGGATGATGTCACCACACTGCAGAACAGGCAGAGTGAGTCTGCTGCTGTGAGACAGGAGGCAGGAGGGAGTCGCACGGCGTGgtgcacatgaacacacacgcTGCTCTGGGCCACCTGGCATAGTTagataaattaaaggcctagcattccctaaaggaattcatatcacctgccacctttcctGCCAGTGTTTTACACTACGGTATATTGAGAATTCACTGACTCATGtctattttagtcaaaccttgaaaattacaTTATATGGAGTCTCATGAAATATCTTGCGCAATCtggagtatgtgctgggaatgactctcagctactagcatctcaatttgttgctgaaaatatgtaaaactggctgacttTTAGCCGTTTTGTGTAGGCTGAGGTCAactagctgtggaggccatcatGACTTGGGTTGGcaccaaaagctaatcagttgtagatgtgcatccaatgattatttcctgaaagtttcattaaaaaccgttcagtgattcgtgacatattttgctaacagtccaGCAAACACACGCAGAAAGATCATTAGGTTTGAACTGCAACGCCTTATTTCTCCACACGAGGGAGACATTTTGCCGAACGTAGCCACGCTTCATTCTgtgctttgtttatttacacTGTGCGGCGTTTCTTTGCATGTTACACACCTTTTTCAAAACGTCACAGGCCTCATCGAGACTGTAGAAGACGTCAGAGTTGATCATGTTGAGAGTGGATGGGTGATATGTTGGCGCTGCTGTCGGCACCACATAAAACTCTTTGGTCATTCCCATCAGGTTGCTCTCTGTATTTGTCCACACATGCTGAGTCCACTGCTGATTATCTTCACCCTCAGAATATGAACACACTAGCACCGGATCATGCTGCTCGAAATGTCCTAAGACTCTCTCAATCAGGGAGGAATCGTCAGAGTTGCCTTTTAAGAAATAGCCCCTGATGAGAGAGTTCTTCACATCTGGAAGAAACGACAGCATGTTGGTCAAATCCGAGCCAGGGGGCAAGTCGCTCAGCAGCTTGTCCTTCAGCTCCCAGTAGAACTTTTCCCTTCCGATCCTGTCGCTGCTGCAGACTAGCAGAGAGTAGCACTTGCCGTGTCCCTGCTGGAGCTCAGAGAACCCCAGCGGCGCCTTTCCCCCTCGGTTCTCCTGAAGTCCAAAGTAAACAGGCGCTCCTGTTTCCAGCTCCACTGAGAAAACGCGAGAGGACCATTGCGCAAACACGGACTTCAGGTCTTTCAGCCGCCTCGCCATGGTTTCTTCACCCAAATAAGCTCTACGAGTTCATGATTTTTATCAGCTCTTCCGGTGCATGGCGGGGAGAAACGAAACTGACTGACCGAGCAGGAGGGAAAACGAAACTTAAAGCCATTCCACAGAAACGAttcctttcagctgctgcagaaattgACCTCATAAGTCCTGAGAGTGATCTCAGACTCATGACACAGCACGGACATTGAACTCagcaatattattattttttcctctgagaCAAAATTGCTTAAAAAACTTCACTGGGGATTCGCATAACTTACAAAACAAGAGTTGACAAGTGAGCGCATGCGCAGACTGTGAGCGTCAAACTGCATTCTGAacctttaaaatctattttatgttattttaacaGCCAAGCTCGCAGCCATTTTTACTGTATGTTATTCAAActctaaataaaactttttttttattattttaagaaaactgtTCACGTTGCCACTTTGCGCCAATTAGAATTTGCGAGTATAGCTTTAATTTCTAACGCACCCAAACTTTTTCACTGCGCCTCTCCCAGCGTCCTGCATAGTTGAAAGATGACATTCGCTGGGAGTGTCTTGGTAGCCTCATTGCAGTTTCATCAGAAATGCAATTGCGCAGAATAGTTTCGTTTTCCGCGCATGCAAACAGAAACTTTTGCGCCAATCAGCTGACTGACTCCGGGCGTACTATTTAAGGTGCCACCTGTCTGCATCCTCagcacaaacaaagcagaacaagacGCGCGCTCCAAAGATGCTCCTCTCTTCCTTGATCGCGTCTCCGAAGGTCATCCTGCGGCTCTGCATCAGCACCGTCCTCTGCATCTTTGCGAGCGTCCTCTCCAAGGTTCGGTTCTGGACGAGAGGAGTCTGCAAGGGGACCGCGACCCCTCCGGCTCCTGACCTTAACAGTCCCGAGGACCGAGGCGCGACCACTCCAACAAGCGTCAATTATCACTTTACGCGCAAATGCAACTATAAATGCGGCTTTTGTTTCCACACCGCAAAGACGTCCTTCGTCCTTCCTCTGGAGGAGGCCAAGCGGGGTCTGAAACTTCTGAAGGAAGCAGGTAAAGTCGAGAAGTTATTTGGAATTAATTATATGGTGCCGTTTGTAAAGTCACACAGTCACAAATTAACAgcaatatattgttttatttagccatgttattcatgcatttaaaaatgtcatactTTCCGAACTAAATGGTTCActtgcaagttaaatatttagctccaaactaaatgtttaagttcgagctaaatatttaaatttccaagctaaatattttatttgctaactaaatatttagctcggacctaaatatttagcttgcacgtgtttgtgtctgttagcaatataACTCCTAAACCAGAGGGCGGATTTAAATTAAGCTTGCAcgctaaatatttagcttggaaattaaatgtttagctCATATGCAAATCCCTTGCCGAAAAGCGGAAGTGGACTATCAAAGTAAAAGCCCAGCAACCTGGTTAACCCAGGGGCAGATATTGTTGCAGCTGCTGTAGATCCATGACTGACCGACTctatgggcttttttttttggcgatTTGGCAAGAGATGTACATAGTggtttggcttttattttgaaagtcaaCTTCCGCTTTTCGGCAAGGAATTTGCATATGagctaaacatttaatttccaagCTTTAGTttgcaaattaaatatttagtttggaaattaaatctttagcttgaaaaataaatatttagatccgacctaaaataaattaaatgtctagtttagaaattaaatatttagctcgTACATAAACAATTAGTTTGTAAACCAAATATTTAGTGTAGAGCTAAATATTTAAGGattaacctttttgtttaaaggcATGGAAAAGATCAACTTCTCCGGGGGGGAGCCCTTCCTGCACGAGAAGGGGGAGTTCCTGGGGAAACTGGTCGAGTTCTGCAAGGTGGACCTGCAGCTCCCAAGTGTCAGCATCGTCAGCAACGGAAGCATGATCAAAGAAAGGTGGTTCCAGAAATACGGTAAGACGCTACATTAGTGTCAGCTTTTAGTTGTTGTACGCTTCTTACCAAaactgcgtgtgtttgtgtctgttagcaatataACTCCTAAACCAGAGggcagatttaaattaaacttgaaaaaagtaatcactggacacacatttacaactcattaacttttggagtcaacctgatttaaccTGAttcgaccaaaacagctacaacttcatagtttctctgcattttagtttgaaactaaaatgtgAATTCCTTCAGGGGATGCTATATGTTTTTAACTTGATAAACAACTGTGCATTCTCtggttttcttccttttctagGAGACTATCTGGACATCCTGGCCATCTCCTGTGACAGTTTCGACGAAGAGACCAATCAGCTGATCGGCAGAACTCAAGGCAGGAAGAGCCACATCGAGAACCTGTACAAGATCCGCAACTGGTGCCAGCAGTACAAGGTGGCCTTTAAAATCAACTCCGTCATCAACACCTTCAACCTCCACGAGGACATGACGGAGCAGATCAACCAGCTCAACCCCGTCCGCTGGAAGGTACAGACGGACACAGGACGCACGTTTGGCGTCCCGATCTTCGACGGCGTGGCACTCATCCTCTGACCGTTCTGCTCTTTAGGTGTTCCAGTGTCTGCTGATCGACGGGGAGAACGCGGGGGAGGCCGCGCTGAGGGAGGCGGAGAGGTTCGTCATCGGGGACGAACAGTTTAAGGACTTTCTGGACAGACACGGCGGCGTCCCCTGCCTCGTCCCGGAGTCTAACGAGAAGGTATGAGACTGGAAACTCTGGGTTCCGTCCTCTGGGAAACACATCTtgttagattatttaaaatgttcttttctggTCCTTTTGTTCTCGATTTACTTCTAATTTTCAATTGTATTTGCAAAGTTTCAGTGTGTGCGTCACACTGTACGCGACAATGTTTTATAACCAGAAGTTAAGAGCATCTTTTGGTCGATACAGATTAGACAAAGTGGGGAACAGAAAGGCagctgttaaagaaaattaatttctttctgTATTGTTGTTTTCCACAGATGAGGAACTCCTACCTGATTCTGGATGAGTATGTAAGTAATTTGCTTATAACCAGAAATCTGAATCGCAGCCACAACTGCACAACAGTTGGTTTCTTTCATGTTGAAACTAATTTCccaaaatgctttattttaatttctgggttttttttttcagatgcgTTTCCTGGACTGTCGAGAGGGAAGGAAGGACCCGTCCAGGTCCGTCCTGGATGTTGGCGTGAAGGAGGCCATCCTCTTTAGTGGCTTTgatgaaaaaatgtttctaaagagGGGAGGGAAATATGTGTGGAGCAAAGCTGACATGAGGCTGGAGTGGTGAAACTCTGCAACTTTGCGCTGATGTTTGtacagtttaaatgtaaatttctaTGAGTTCCTGTGACTTTGCTCCTtgtgaaagctaaaaatgtgtTATACGCCGAGTATTATTTAATGAGAGTATTCTGAAGTGGAGTGCAGCTCgagtgtgttgttttatttaagataTTTAGATTTTGTTAACAAGTTTTATTgcaatattataaaaaaaaatcataaaatggtTTCTTCCTCCCCCAAGATGCTTACTTTAGTTTGCTGGTCAAGTAATTGTGTGACATTTGACACCCTTTAAGTTTGTAATGGTAACATTTTATGTGTtaattatttcctaaaagtgtAATTTTATATCAAAATGCAGGGAATGAAAGCATTTGGTCAGTTGGTACATGATGACTAACTTGGCGAGTTCTTAAAACTTCAAGAATATTGCAAACCagaaaatgagatttaaaaaaaaatattatttttttatttctgtgtgaactttgaaaaaaaaatattgttcataTATGATATACatacaaaataatcaaataaaatctgaactttcTGTCTGATTACTGGTGCATCACAGAACCAAAGAAACACACTGATGTCtggtttattcagtttttcaaGGACGTTCATGTTCATTTCACTTGATCCATGTTGAGAAATCTGTCTTTAGGAACTCGCTTCCATCTGAATGTGTACAAGCagaataatatttataaaagacTACAATATAAAGCAGCAGCATAAAAGTGGTTTGAATTTAAGAGTCTGGCAATATGGTTTTCATCAGATTAAAATGCACACTTAGTTCAACTGTACCACCAAGACCTGAGACCTAAAAAAGCTTcagtatttaacaaaaaataaaatttcactaGCTGCCTTTATTTTAATACTTACTTTTAAACAGTTGCAATAAACACAAGGTTCAAATTTTGGAAAGTGTCGGCTACAATATCAGATTATGTGACAACAACAGAACTTATTTAAAggcattttgcttttgtttttcctttctttcccaGTTAGTGctaaaaaaatagtaaattaATTAATCTATTTATGCTTTCTGCACATCATCTGCAGAGAAATCTGAATAATTTCAAcccctgtggaaaaaaaatgaaaataaaataaatacaccgtttgaccagcagggggagctgtAGCCTGTGGGGAAACAGTAGGTGCGCCGCTGACTCCTCCTCGGAGGGGCAGCGCAGGACAACAGACTGGAAGCCtgggcttttatttgtttatttatttagacaaaTGGCGTCTCTCCAGAGAGAAGCAGCTGATTTCCCACCGAGAACGGCAGCAGCAGCGAAGGAGAGGTAAACACACCGCCCCCGGATTTCCTCGCAACGAGAtagttgcttctttttttttcttcttcttcttgttttttttttccttgcggACTTTGCGTCGCTTTGTGACGGCTGGACGTGGCGCACAGCTCGGTATCATCGACAGCGGGCGGACCGCTGCTGCTCCCGCTGTAAAAAACACTGACTGTCAGAAGGAAAGCggaggaagagagggagaggagagaggggggggggtcagctgcagcttctgcttCCCGCTGGCTTCGCTTATTTATCTGCAgcgtgtttctgtatttttttattttttagtcgcAGTTTTTGCTTCGCCGGTGGCGGCGGCGGGAGGGGCGTGAAAGCCCGAAATTCAAGCGCGGTTCGGCGTCAGAAGCAGGTCAAATGTTTCCACCCCGACGTTTCAGGGATCCATAATAAAACAGTGGCATCACCCCACCTCCCTCCCTTCGGAGAGATGTCCTCCCCCTCCGCCTGATTCGGCCTCCTCGTTAATCCAATTCAGGAGATCATCTCTGCAGCCCCTCCTGTGAGGTCACACCAACGAGACGGCGTTATCCCAGCAAGCCAGGTAAGGCTTCACAAAACCTAATATCCTCCCTCCcctgttttctcattttctcatcTCCACTGCAAGATACAGGTTTTCTGATAGCAGCTACTCAATGTGAAGCATTCTAGCTCTGCTTTAAATAGACGCCAGTGAGACGTGCTGCTCGATCAGGATTGTCATTGCAATTGTTGCCTCGGATCACGTTTATTTGAGCTCCTGAGTTTAACATGCAAAAGAGTCAGGGGCTCCACTGAGCCCGGAAAGGTCGTCCGGTCAGTCAGTGCCCTGAGATTTCCACGAGATTAGATTGAGATTAAACACACGTCTCTGTGAAGGGAGGCGCTCAACACGACGCTGGGGTTTCTCCTTCTAGCCCTGCTATGTGATGCTTTTATCTCCCTGCAGTGAGCTGGACATGACTGGTGctgaggaaaacacaaacaaacattgttgcTTTAAGATTCAATGCATGCCACATGGGGAATAAACAGCTCGCCTCTCATCCTGTGCTTTTGCTATTGATTCTCACTCCAATTTCATGTTTCCAGCCACATCATCGACTGGGCTTCGTGCTTCTTTTCAGctaaaccacacacacacacacagacacacaattaGAGAATGGTGTATCCTTTCCCTTGCGTTTCAGGGACATGCAAGCGATCCTATAAAGCACTACtctcctattttttttcttttcttcagaaaataaagctCACTCCCAGGGCCACTCGGGGAATAAAAGCATCAAGCTGCTACTCCCTTCCCCTCgctgctgcagatttgttgaaaacaagagatagatgtgttttgttttttgtttttttcctgcaaagcAATAACACACTTCTCAGAGACCGGCAGCAGGCAGACGGTTCCCACAGGGGGGGTTGGCGATGGAACGAGGCTGGGGTTTCTTGATCCTGTTCTCCGTTAAAAGCTACCAAAAACACCTAAACACGCCTATTAACGTGCACGGAAGCAAATGCAACCTTTGCGTTTGTGCGCTACGACTTTGCTGTCTTTAAACTGTATTCGGTGATAATGTCTGTGCCCACGTGtatgtgtttgcttgtgtgtctgttagcaaaatatctcatgaaccactgcaaaGTACAGCTAAGGAACCTTAACGAACACCAAAAAAAGCTATAACTTAGaaaattttacagctattaagTTGAAATTTGGTGTCATtgtagctgagcgtcattcccaacacgtactctgaccACTTactgatcacacaagatttgtttataaaactttgccattaactactgaCGTCAaagctgtctgttagcaaaatacctcatgaaccactgcatagattttaatgaaactttcaaaaaagtaatcaccctgtgtacatctacagctgattcagtTTTGGAGTCGGCCCGGTTTAAGATAGCCATTAGAGTTGATCAAttttattcaacacaaaaatggttctgactcagtcatttttacagatattgagctaaaatttagtgtgttgGTAGCtggaagccatcttcaacacatatTCCAATCACTACACAATACacgacatctttgcttaaatctttggcattaaGTGTTAAGTTTAAcatgtccgtctgttagcaaaatatctcataaactacttgacagattttagtgagATTCTCAGAAACTAATCCTTGACTGTATatttacaactcattaatatttttgtttaatccaattcaaaatggctgccacatctaaatGACCTCatctgacacaaaaatggctacaactcagtcactttcacagatattgagctcattTTTTGGCGTGAcagtagtagctcagagtcatcctctgagcactaacacatcacACAATAACACGAGATGGTGCATGACGTTATTTTCAAGGGTTTGGTCAAAACGGACGTACGTATGTcatttttcagcataagatgatcttagtttgaaactatGGTAAACAAGTTTGGGCCTCGGACCAGGATCCTGCGTGCTCCTGGAGAGGTCGGCTCCGAGGATTTCTAGGTCAGGAAGCAGTGCCTAACGTTAAGGAGATTAGAAATGAGACAACCCGTCGGCGTAAATACATCTAAGTAGTCATTAAAACTTAATTACACTCCGTTCGTGGCCTGCGAAGTCTTGTCAGAACCAGGTCTCTAAACGGATGCGGATCTCTGAGGACTTGGCAGCACTAAATGTCAAACTATCCTGGTTAGGTAACCGAACTTTGTTTCTCCTCAGATATTCAGCACatccctgtgtgtgtgcttttggtAAATCACTCCTTTATTCCACTGACCTTTTACTCTCAGTGAGAAGATGTCATTTGGGTGTAATCTGACTTCAGGGGTCTGTCTTTCTGCTGTCTGGTCGCCAGGGTTTACGCAACACCCCCTCAAATGCCACTTCAGCGGAGCGTTGTGGCTGAGTGTTCGGAGCGGTGCCAGTTTCCAGGTTAGCGGTGCGTTCGGAGCCAGGGATTGTGGGGAATGCAACCTCTGAAAGCTCATCGGCTGAGTCCTAAATAGCTCCTGAAAATGAGGGAGGGGCGGGGAGCATTTCATTTCTGTGTGTTATGGCTTGTTTTCAGGCGGGATGAGACGGTGGGGGCTGTAATGGGGCCGTTATGTCACGTCGGTCTGttgttgtgccttttttttccgAGGCATTTTGAACCGTTCTCGCAGGCTCCGTTCTGCCAGACAGGTATGGCTTGTAAAGCGAGACCCGGTTATGTAACGCTCCTCAGAATTTGCTGACCATCTGACACTTCCCAAGATTCAAGCTTTTTCAGTTAATGTGTGCGCCGCAGCTCGCCCTCGGGGCTGAGTGAGTCACACaaataagcagaaaataaagttgttttagatGGAAAGAAACTGAACACTGTCTTCTCTTTAAATACTACGAGGAAGCCATTTTAGGCTCTCAAGCAGTGATTCGTGCAGATATTTGCGGTCAGATGATAGTAATTTACTTATTCTCAGGAATTTTCATAGCCCTGGAAATGCTCCAGTTTGGATTTGGAtaaaagttttgtctttaagaaAAGTTTGGCTGTAAAGTTATTCCTGActgtttttgtcacagaaacTTTCCGCATAccaattttcctttaaaaagtaaaaacacattcGGGGAGTCGTTCTCGGAAACAATGGAAAGAATTAGTTGAAGTCCGTGAGTCATCAGTTAGTCAGTAGTAAGCCGAAATCCAGCGCATGGAACAGCATTCATGCGTGGAGCAAATAAACCAACAGTCTGCACGGCAACGCAGGTCTGTTTTAATCTGTACTTCTCTGCCCATATGCCGTTATAATTTAAACTTCTTTTGAAAGTACTAAGTGTAAAACATTCTGTTCTTTAGGCCCATTTGCTGGGCCAGTTTGTCAGCCTCCATGGTGATgatcagaaaatgtgttttccagGAATTTGTAGCTCCAGGAGCAGAGTTATTATTTGCATCGGGGCACGTGTTGCTGGATAAATCATTCATCATAAAGGTGCTTCCCCAGCCGTGCGTGTTGTGTGCCTCTTCGCACCATCTTGGATGCTGGTTTCAGTAAATTCCACAGCAGCATTGAGCCCGTTTCTGAATGCTGTGCCACGATCAGTCAGCATTGTCCTTTTTAGTGCAGAGATTTCTTTGAATTCTCTTAATCTTGTAATTATATCATAGTACACATGGAATCTCCTTATTCTCTGCGATGTTGCACAAAGAAAACCTAATCCTCCGTTGATGTATTGGTGGGGTTTCAGCTTGGATGTTGGCCAGCTTTTTCAGAGCTTTCAGAACGATGATTAGAAAACTCTCCTGTCATCT is a window of Kryptolebias marmoratus isolate JLee-2015 linkage group LG10, ASM164957v2, whole genome shotgun sequence DNA encoding:
- the cmpk2 gene encoding UMP-CMP kinase 2, mitochondrial, translating into MARRLKDLKSVFAQWSSRVFSVELETGAPVYFGLQENRGGKAPLGFSELQQGHGKCYSLLVCSSDRIGREKFYWELKDKLLSDLPPGSDLTNMLSFLPDVKNSLIRGYFLKGNSDDSSLIERVLGHFEQHDPVLVCSYSEGEDNQQWTQHVWTNTESNLMGMTKEFYVVPTAAPTYHPSTLNMINSDVFYSLDEACDVLKKCGDIIPETTSVLRMLPSRANAGGKPDFPVVVIEGLDATGKTTLTESLRDTLGATLLRSPPQCLSPWRARFDQEPPLIRRAFYALGNYITAAQICQEGMKAPIIVDRFWHSTAAYAIATAVSGPVTDLPQDGSEVYRWPSDLLQPSLVVLLTLDPEERKRRLRDRGQTKTDEEQELDRNQLFRLRVEDAYRRISGPACVTVDASPSADLVLQQVLLLIRAKCHL
- the rsad2 gene encoding radical S-adenosyl methionine domain-containing protein 2 is translated as MLLSSLIASPKVILRLCISTVLCIFASVLSKVRFWTRGVCKGTATPPAPDLNSPEDRGATTPTSVNYHFTRKCNYKCGFCFHTAKTSFVLPLEEAKRGLKLLKEAGMEKINFSGGEPFLHEKGEFLGKLVEFCKVDLQLPSVSIVSNGSMIKERWFQKYGDYLDILAISCDSFDEETNQLIGRTQGRKSHIENLYKIRNWCQQYKVAFKINSVINTFNLHEDMTEQINQLNPVRWKVFQCLLIDGENAGEAALREAERFVIGDEQFKDFLDRHGGVPCLVPESNEKMRNSYLILDEYMRFLDCREGRKDPSRSVLDVGVKEAILFSGFDEKMFLKRGGKYVWSKADMRLEW